catttttttatttttctaatgttGAAGGGGATCTAGTGGTGGTTAATGCATCGACTTCAAGTTGAAAAAAATGTTTCTCATCTTTATTTAATTATCTGGTATCAAACCATTTTGGTTTGCTTGTTAAGTACATCAAGATTGCCTTAGAGTAATCAACACTTAGAGTTAGGAGCAGTGATGAAAATTGAGTCTCTCAGCCTGAATTAACTTTTCTACAATTGGTTCTAATCTGACCATTGGTGCCAGTGAGTGGGCTAAGGTTTCCCATCTTTATCATAGCATTCCCAAAATCTGTGAAGAAAGTTGTAGGATTGTTTCTATAGGCCCTGACTTGAGAATCAGTAGAGCCACTACCACCACTGTAGAGCTGTTGATCGGAGTGTAGAAGTCCCTTGTTGTTGATCAAGTTGCTGTAATAGGCGGAATCAAAGACTGTAGAAGTAGTGGCGTCGAGAGGGGAGAGAGTGTTGTCACCACCTGAGCTCGGACAGTTTGACTTCAAAGATGTCGCATATGCCGGGTTTATGTTGGTCTCATTGTAGATCCGAGTTCGGTATACTGAGCACTTCGCCATCCCTATTGTGTGAGACCCTGaacaattacaaagaaaacccatgcaATCTTAAGTTCATTAACTAACTTTTTAACGGTTTCAACTGCCATGAAATTTCTGAAATGACAAGAATGCCCTTGGGAGGAGGATTAGTTGATTAAGTAGCTGGAGCTAAACAAACCTGAAAGAGCCACCATTTCTTTGGTAGTAAAACCTTTGCTTGAGAAGGCCGATATTAGACCACTAAGACTCAAGAAGGGGGATGGGATGTTGCTGTTTGCAGCACTTAAGCTTGCCGTAGTTGAGTCTCTTCTTCCTAAAGGGACCGTCCATGTGGATCCACCCAACTGAAAACCATTAAAGCCTATTAGTTTTTATTCTATACTAATGATCATGGACTTTAACCACTATTGGACTGTGCACAAGTAACATTCCTTGGAGTCCTCCCACAGTACCTGAGTACCcttctttcaagtttcaacattactttcaaaccaaaaggcctaaaactgaagaagaaaaaaaggatctCAGTTTTGGTGCACCAATGGTGAAAGAGAATCTATTCACTGCAGGTGATTAGAGACTTGAGAGGGTGGGACACAATTTTTGGACCCTTGGATCATACAGTAAACCTCACTGTGCGATCGAGGAaaaatttgtattaaaaaaaaataaaaattacaggGTTACTAGTACTACTACTTACAGCAACCACTGAGTCACGAGCAGCAACAGCTAGGATGTCGGCACAAGAAACGACACCGGGACAGATGCTCTCTAGGTTGGACTTAATGGAATCCACCACGTCGAACCCTCTCAGTGAATTATTATTGGGCCCAGCTGTCTTCTCCCCTGTGAAGTTTGCAGTGTCATCTAACAGTACAGATCCATCACAGCCCTGTTATGCACGACCATTCAAATTGTGGTCAGGAAGTGCTGACACACATGAACACAAAATCacaagaaaaattttaaaatttctctaCGAAAAAACAGTGAGCAGCATTGAGGATCCAATAATTGGAGTGTATGCCATGACCCTCCAACTGCTGGATCCTCAATACGATTGCTCAACGGAGAGGATTTGAATAGATGCACTCCCTTATAGTCCCATGTATCTCATGAGTCATGTGGACAAATCCAATTCAACTAAAACTTATCATGTAAAAAAGATATTACATGAGGCGTTCTTGTCTAGCAAATTTTAGTCTTATTTAAGATGCTACatgtcaaaattaaaaaaaccctACTTCAAATTTACTTTCTGACCACTTATTATACTTTGTTTTATGGCTGAAACTCAACCAATAGGATACCTAAGGGTAGGGTCCTACAAGAATAAACAGACAAAAACACATACGCACAAACACAGAGTCAAGAAGAATAAAAACATTAACACAATAATATATGAAGATTAAAATATTACAAAGAGAAGAGGGGGACGGGGTGTGTGTTAGTGAAGGGGACTTGCATTAACGAAGCAGTCATGGAAATGAAGACGGAGAAGTGAGGCACCCATCCGACGTTCTTTCGACACTGCAGAGTTAACAGCAGACTTAATGGTTGACAAAGCTTTGGGACATGAGCTCGAATAGAAAGTGGATGATAGTTGAGCAGAGGCTGGGCCATAATGtatccaaaagaagaagaaagtgaagcaCAGCTTCAAGTAGATGGAGGAGGAAACCATGACAGACTAGGGAGACTATGGGAAGAAGAAAGCTTGTCTGTGTATATGAGACTTCTGATGAGCTGGTGGTGTGAAGCTAATTGCCTACCCATAGCCTCTATTTATACACAGTCCTTGTTGGCTTTCGGTTGAattatctctttatttatttattgttttgttaCATTGAAATTGGTTTCTAATATTTTAAAGCTCTCCGCGTCAAAGTTTTCTCTCACTTTTCCTTTTAGGTGTTATATGGTTCAAGAAAATTGGTTCCACGCACTCAAACAACTATTGAAAGCTTTTGTCACAGTCATGGACTACTCCTAGTGGTGCGCTGGTCTTCCCCTTCTTACTCCCCAAAATAGACAAACTTTATATGAACATCCATAAACTTTAATCTATGTTTGCCGGTGGACATGCTTGGGACATCAACAAAATGGTGTTCAAAGATCTATATCTTAATCATTAATTTTAAAAAGTTAATCTTATTTTAGAACTTTATTGAGTTATGTTTAAACCCCACACCCACCCACCCCACTCAAATGAGTTCTTGTGATGGTCACCTGCAAAACACATGGGATtatctcctaaaaaaaaaaaccctcaaatgAAATGCTTGTGATATTATTTGTCTGGATAGTTGATTGGAAGTACATTTCAATTACAGGACTATAGAGCGCTACATATCTATTGGATTACGGTATTATAtatttaagggtgttaattaattaattatgatGGTTCCTGGTACTCAGGATAGGTCCATACCAATATTGGTCTCAAAGGTTCCGAAATTCTCTAGTTTAATTAATAGGATCAAACCTAGGTCCCAGTCCAGGACAGTAAAATAGTTTTTAAAAGGTTCTAATTCCAAATTGACACCGTTATTATAGAGACCCTAGGTGAGACCTTGGGGACAGTAAGAAGAGAGAGTAGCGGACTCCTTGCATCATCCAGTGACTTGATGGTTCTATCTGAGCTTCTCCCATGGAATGAACCCTCCTTAAAAACCATGGAATAGGGATGACAAGGACCAAATAGTTAATTCTTCGACATCTCATTGGATGGTCAAACTTCAACTTGATCTCCATATAATTGGACTAGTTAGGTCAGTAAAAGCTAATTAGTCCTCTCTACAACTGGACAAAGTAACCGAAAAACCTGGATGGTCAAGCTATGTATCTATTCTTTTTCAATTGAACAAGCCCACTCAGGTAACTCAGTGAAACTTGGTCTTCATTATAATATCATTAGGATAAAAATTTCTCCAATTGGCACaaaatagagattttttttttcttggtttgcaCCTTCAAATTTAGACGGGAAAATTTTCCTGAGGTTGGAAATGGAATAATCTCATTCCCTATAATGGGTTTGCAAATACCCGTAAAGTTCAAAAAATTTACTGCTCTCCGTAATCAAATGTGCCAAAATGGAATAATCCCCTTTCCCTATGAGTTTATAAATATCCTtatattttagtattttctaaaataccTTTTTAATCAGAACGAAATGAAATTTCATTTCAACGTCTTGAATTGTAAACAATAGAAAAGTTTTGCAGAAAAATTTTGTCCATCATTGACCCACCTCCTTTCATGCACAATGAAATATACGGTCCATATGTGTCCATGCATCTCTTTGATAGTCCATGCACTCTTAAtggtattttcatattttattttgataattgAAACTATGCTTGGAATGTcgatgctaaaaaaaaaaaaattagcctCAGACAACCTTCCCCGGATGACAAATAAGAGTGACAACTAGATAACGTTTATGATTGGCCAAACCAACAAAAATCCCATTCCCGATAATTATTTCTTTTGGATATTGAGttgactttgatttttttacaaTGACCCATCAATCAGACCAAAATCAAGGTTATAGGCCCATAGGTGTCGTGTGCCGTGCTAGATGTTTAAGTTTGACGAAGTTGATTAAGAACCAGCCCAATATTGAAGGGAAGCAGGTTGgcacaaaaagaaagaagatatgttccataataaataaataaaatatgagagagagagagagagagagagagagagagagagagagagagagatgaaatgGTCCTAATTCGGTGGGATATGAAAGAACTAGGAAAGCTCTCTTGAGCCCGTGAGGTGTGAAAAGGAGTTTCATGAGGAATCTTACTTCACATCTGAAGTCAATTGATTCGGTGgctattcttctttttaattaGTGGAAGCTGTTAAAGGTTCCCAAGTGACAAAGACTTTCCTTTGGTCTTCATTTGTTACTTCCACTGTCATATATTAAATattgaaaaatgatttttttggggtgaGTGTGGTACTGCATTCAATTATATGAGGTAAAACGATCACCCTACCTCCAATTAAATGTGACAATGATCTTTTTACTTGATGTTTCTTTATGTATTCTCATTAATTTTAACGCACACATAGAAGACATGCTCCTCACAAGAAACACATCCAGTATTAATATATAGTATCTCATTCTCCTCTCGTAAGGATGTTTAGCGATCAAAATTATTGATCGAATTATTCAAATTGGTTATACCAACATCTAAAAGTGGAGTTTGATTTGAATTTAAAGCTATTATTGTGATTTGAGTTGGATTAAATTGAGTTACTTCTCTATTTATATGTAAATTAagttcttataaaaaaaaaattaattaacaaatgtattcaaaatattttgtgTGGAGTAGCATAACTActggaaacaaaaaaatgaactcTGTCTAGAAATGTGGCGCATGTGCCGAGACACATGATGGGGCAAAATGACAGTCACACTTAGAAATTCCACCCCTACTAATGCTTTCATGTCCCCTGTTTTGGTTTGGGGCCATGCTCTTAGACTGAAAATTCTTCCCCAAAAAActacaaaaagataaaattagGGTTACCAATTATGGACATTAACGAATCTCAAACTAATCTATTATATTGTGATGAGATTCGTTGATATTACGTATCTCATGTAATTACTATAATATCATCCTACTATTTTCCTTAATATTTCAAAAATagattattttctttaataaaaaaattaaaaataaaattatcttCAATATAGAATATAACATCATCATCTGTTTGAAGTCAAATAAATGATGATAGATTAAATCTGGTAGTGATGGATGTTGTCGATGTTTTGGGGAGATTAATCTACCTATTATTCACAGCTAGCCATATCATATATCCCGTCCCATCTTTGGATGCTTCCTTACCTGATCTCTACATAATTAAGTACGTGTTAATGACCAAACATAAAAAATGTTAGAACAcattgagagagaagagagagagaagtgagcTATTGCCTTCCCTGGTTCTCATTCTACACACATGTTTCGCTTTTTTCGTGTTTCTTATTAAGAAACTAATCTTGATCCTCTCTTTCCTGAAAATCCCTtacttttgacatttttaaTTAAGGCATTTGATTAAAAAAGAATCTCCGCGTCCTGGGCCTCTCCCTCACCCCTAACccaaatagaaagaaaataatttaaacTAATTAAATTCTCATGTTTCTCATGCACGCAAACAGTTGTAGAACAGTGTCCTCTGCAGACACACACtgatagagagaaaaagaaagaaagagagagagaggaatataaaacctttaggctgtgtttgtagccaagggaagagaagagaagaaaaaaaaaaaaaaacaaaaacaaaatacactttttgtacttttttcttgggtgaagaatttttctttgcatgtcttcacccaagagaagataataagacaaaaaataatgattacacaatgatttcttatgtgtctatctctctcttaaaattcaaatttttttgaattttttcttttattctcctgGTTACAATAtacataatctttttattttcttaccatttcatttctcttctcttttattttcttttcttttcttttctaggctgtgtttggtagccaagagaagaaaaaaacaaaaaagaaaaaaaatacattttttgtactttttccttagttaagaatttttctttgcacttggtatgtcttcacctaagagaagattccctttttcaaattcaaaattccccttgggaattgtgaaatctttttttcttcatccaaaaattttcttaccaaacacacaagaaaacatgaaaaaatatgaaagcataataagacaaaaaaagaatgatcacacaatgatttcctatgtatcttatctctctcttaaaatttaaatttttttgaatttttttttcttttcttttcttttcttctcttggtaaccaaacatacatactctttttttttttttttctcactatttcttctcttttcttttcttttcttttcttttcttctcttggttaccaaacatagccttacgTCTTGGACTCGACAATGGAACAATCCAATCACTCGTGCATGGCAGTGGGGCCCAGCCTTTGGCTAGCCTAGTGATTTGTTCAACGCTCATTTTAGAGGAGAATGGAATAAAACCAAATAACAACAGCAACAGTTCAACATCGATAAATAAAGGAAGCCATTAGAGTTCTCATTGAATTAACTTTTGTAGTCTTTCTATGAATCGCTTGTCAATGTCCGTCCAAGCATATATCACTTAAGTTCAATTATACATCCACACGAAAATAaatatggtttgatttttttaatcaaagaactatattaaaggatttttttttcactcttaattttaaattcaaCTTGGTGTTATCCGTATGACTGATTTTTTCTTGTATCACGcctaaaaatattcataacttTCTGTAACCCCAGAATttgaaaaaggatttttttataagaaaatttctAATAAAACCATTTCATTAGAAGAAAAtcattaagtgatgatgtcagtAGTTTACTATTTTCTAAATGGTCAAACAATGCCTTAACATTATATATATCCATTCATTTTTAGAGTACAAATTGGTTAATTTACTATTTCACCCTTCCatttaaaatcccaaaattcaatcgtgagttgcaggtttaggCCTTGGACTTGACTAGAAATGGAGAATTTCAATTAATCTCCGATGATGACAACAATCACTTGAATTGCAGGTTTTAGGGCCACCAAGCCATCCATGCTATATAGTTCCTCCCTATGCGCTTCTGCTTCCACTTCTGCTTACTCTGAGGAGCAGCAGCTTATGCCCAACACTGCCTATCAACTTATAATGCTTTCTCATGAAAATCCTTTGGCTCTGGCTTTCCCATCACATTCATATCCATACTCAACATTCAAGATTGCTGTTAATCTATGTTTCTTAGACAGCTGGGAACAATAAATTGACTAACAAGTTCAATTGAGCTTATACTAATAGTAGATACAACCTTCATGTAATTTGACCTAATCCCACTTCACTTGATGTTCTAACTTCcaaaaagaatcaaattctgATTTGATTAAACTCTTCCACTCAACGATTCTTGTTTTCTttcgaaaataaaaaaaacgGAGAAAATATTGAGTTTCAGGAACTTATCTTGTGACTCTGATTCTCTTCTACCCATCAAAATTCTGAAGCCGATCTGATGTGAACAATTTTTCAATCTATTGAGTTTGAAGCTCGGATTTTTCCGATCATCATCATTTCATGTATAATGGCTGCCACCAGAGGTTTGATGTTTGGCTACAACGTCGGAAATTCAGGTTTgcttcaaagaagaagaagaggtgggtCCCACTTAATTTGGTGGGTTTTCAATGGATGGGTATGGATTGTTATATAAAGATTAGTAACAGGGTCAAAAAAGTTTTATCACATTTTAAGTTAACATTGTTATTTATTAGGGGTGCGGTGAATATTATTCTTAATTGGTGAGGTTGAAGTTATAGATATTTTTAGAGGTGGTATAagaaaatttcccaaaaaataaccACAAGTTCACAATCAAAGGGCAAGAATATATATCACAAAAAGAAGACAAACCCGGAAATAAAGTGTTTTTCTTTCGATTCACCTCTTGGGATAAGTTCTTCCTAATGACAATGTTGAAAGCGAGAAATCCTATCATTTCACtctaaaaattatttatatataaaattttacttgATAATAAATGAAGAACCTATAAAAATAGAGGTAAATGTGCCACGGAACAAATGTGATGTCATAAAATATCTCCAAATTAAACTGGATAAATTAAAGTTGACTGGGACAAGGCCACCAAATTAGTGGTAATGAAACATGATTATTTGTTTTCCCTCATCTGGGTATACCTGGTGTTAAATCTGTATTTATgcgtaattttatttttcttctttgaacaTAAAttgctgattaaaaaaaaaccta
The nucleotide sequence above comes from Macadamia integrifolia cultivar HAES 741 unplaced genomic scaffold, SCU_Mint_v3 scaffold848, whole genome shotgun sequence. Encoded proteins:
- the LOC122070187 gene encoding cationic peroxidase 1-like, producing MVSSSIYLKLCFTFFFFWIHYGPASAQLSSTFYSSSCPKALSTIKSAVNSAVSKERRMGASLLRLHFHDCFVNGCDGSVLLDDTANFTGEKTAGPNNNSLRGFDVVDSIKSNLESICPGVVSCADILAVAARDSVVALGGSTWTVPLGRRDSTTASLSAANSNIPSPFLSLSGLISAFSSKGFTTKEMVALSGSHTIGMAKCSVYRTRIYNETNINPAYATSLKSNCPSSGGDNTLSPLDATTSTVFDSAYYSNLINNKGLLHSDQQLYSGGSGSTDSQVRAYRNNPTTFFTDFGNAMIKMGNLSPLTGTNGQIRTNCRKVNSG